The proteins below come from a single Arthrobacter crystallopoietes genomic window:
- a CDS encoding SGNH/GDSL hydrolase family protein, protein MQASTGHVVLLGDSILDNKAYVGGGPDVVHQLRGELPPAWKATLLAIDGDVIAGVPRQLRSLPRDATHLVISAGGNDALGFAYLLQSPASSVAEVLRWFGDAQDRFASDYEAMAEAVAATGLPAAVCTIYDTPASGPDYRIIRTAAAFFNDCITRAAFARGLSLIDLRLICNQDGDYANPIEPSVQGGAKIARAIAAVVDCRDVRRTSTVIAGTAE, encoded by the coding sequence TTGCAAGCTTCAACCGGCCACGTGGTGCTGCTCGGCGACTCCATCTTGGACAACAAGGCATATGTCGGCGGCGGTCCCGACGTCGTTCATCAACTCCGCGGGGAACTTCCGCCAGCGTGGAAGGCCACACTCCTGGCAATCGATGGGGACGTCATCGCAGGCGTGCCGCGGCAGCTTCGTTCCCTGCCGCGCGACGCGACCCATCTCGTGATCAGTGCCGGCGGAAACGACGCGCTGGGCTTTGCCTACCTGCTGCAGTCTCCTGCGAGTTCTGTCGCGGAAGTTCTTCGATGGTTCGGTGATGCGCAGGACCGGTTCGCCTCGGATTACGAGGCCATGGCGGAAGCAGTCGCGGCTACCGGGCTGCCCGCTGCGGTCTGCACCATCTATGACACTCCCGCCTCGGGGCCCGATTACCGGATCATCAGGACGGCCGCGGCCTTCTTCAACGACTGCATCACGCGGGCAGCTTTCGCCCGCGGACTGTCACTGATTGACCTCCGCCTGATTTGCAATCAGGACGGGGACTACGCCAACCCCATAGAGCCGTCGGTCCAGGGCGGCGCCAAGATTGCCCGCGCTATTGCCGCCGTCGTGGATTGTCGTGATGTTCGCCGTACTTCCACCGTTATCGCGGGGACTGCAGAGTAA